One segment of Streptomyces sp. YIM 121038 DNA contains the following:
- a CDS encoding RNA polymerase sigma factor SigF has protein sequence MEDTMSPRLDESRTDQATSTPPPNRTRTSIPGPAEEALPAAATDPSRPDERPESLSGLPEIPPFDEVGPLDARALSKTLFERLESLEEGTHAHAYVRNTLVELNLALVKFAASRFRSRSEPMEDIIQVGTIGLIKAIDRFELSRGVEFPTFAMPTIVGEIKRFFRDTSWSVRVPRRLQELRLDLAKAGDELAQQLDRSPTVAELAERLGLSPDEVVEGMAASNAYTASSLDAQPEDDDSEGALADRIGYEDHGLEGIEYVESLKPLIAELPPRDRKILSLRFVANMTQSEIGEELGISQMHVSRLLSRTLVRLRRALTVEE, from the coding sequence ATGGAGGACACCATGTCACCCCGGCTCGACGAATCGCGTACTGACCAAGCGACGTCGACACCCCCGCCGAACCGCACCCGAACCTCGATCCCCGGCCCCGCCGAAGAGGCCCTGCCGGCGGCCGCGACGGACCCGTCGCGCCCCGACGAGCGGCCCGAGTCACTCTCCGGGCTCCCCGAGATCCCCCCGTTCGACGAGGTGGGCCCCCTCGACGCGCGAGCCCTGTCCAAGACGCTCTTCGAGCGGCTCGAGTCCCTCGAAGAGGGCACCCACGCCCACGCGTACGTACGCAACACCCTCGTCGAGCTCAACCTCGCCCTGGTGAAGTTCGCCGCCTCCCGGTTCCGCTCCCGCAGCGAGCCGATGGAGGACATCATCCAGGTCGGCACCATCGGCCTGATCAAGGCGATCGACCGCTTCGAGCTCAGCCGCGGCGTCGAGTTCCCCACCTTCGCGATGCCGACCATCGTCGGCGAGATCAAGCGCTTCTTCCGCGACACCTCGTGGTCGGTGCGCGTGCCGCGACGGCTCCAGGAGCTCCGCCTCGACCTCGCCAAGGCGGGTGACGAACTCGCTCAGCAGCTCGACCGCTCGCCGACGGTGGCCGAGCTCGCCGAGCGCCTCGGCCTCTCGCCCGACGAGGTCGTCGAAGGCATGGCGGCGTCCAACGCCTACACCGCGAGCTCGCTCGACGCGCAGCCCGAGGACGACGACTCCGAAGGCGCGCTCGCCGACCGCATCGGCTACGAGGACCACGGGCTCGAAGGCATCGAGTACGTCGAGTCGTTGAAGCCGCTGATCGCCGAACTGCCGCCGCGGGACCGGAAGATCCTCTCCCTGCGGTTCGTGGCGAACATGACCCAGTCGGAGATCGGTGAGGAGCTGGGCATCTCCCAGATGCACGTCTCGCGTCTGCTGTCCCGCACGCTGGTGCGGCTGCGCAGAGCGCTGACGGTCGAGGAGTAA
- a CDS encoding alpha/beta hydrolase — translation MTVRRTLLTLALCGTLLSSSAAAEASHAPGRAYSYGAHPRQTVTVYGHGGTALVILHGGSWARDNDWSGWSRWFAARGFTVYETDYRLSSDAVWPAQRTDVLAALRWIARREGPGAPRPLLLGSSAGGHLAVSVGAYRDGRAYTRGVAALSPVASPYRAWRDGTAPGAPDRRRALARAAKRLAGCDPDRAGQPCRERWDDLSAASHASGPRDAPLYLAHSAGDFVPPAHSADLAAAQRRAGLRDVTVRTLPGAAHGGALLRERGLAAGVLRWLREHAGLPRGR, via the coding sequence ATGACCGTACGCCGGACGCTCCTCACCCTCGCCCTGTGCGGCACGCTCCTGTCCTCCAGCGCGGCCGCCGAGGCCTCGCACGCGCCCGGACGCGCCTACTCCTACGGGGCGCACCCGCGCCAGACCGTGACCGTGTACGGCCACGGCGGCACGGCCCTGGTGATCCTGCACGGCGGCTCGTGGGCGCGGGACAACGACTGGAGCGGCTGGTCCCGGTGGTTCGCCGCGCGCGGCTTCACCGTGTACGAGACCGACTACCGGCTCTCCTCGGACGCCGTCTGGCCCGCGCAGCGCACCGACGTCCTGGCCGCGCTGCGCTGGATCGCCCGCCGCGAGGGGCCGGGCGCGCCCCGGCCCCTGCTGCTCGGCTCGTCGGCGGGCGGGCACCTGGCCGTGAGCGTCGGGGCGTACCGCGACGGGCGCGCGTACACCCGGGGCGTGGCCGCCCTCTCCCCCGTCGCCTCGCCGTACCGGGCCTGGCGCGACGGCACCGCGCCGGGCGCCCCGGACCGGCGGCGGGCGCTCGCCCGGGCGGCGAAACGTCTCGCCGGGTGCGACCCGGACCGCGCCGGACAGCCCTGCCGGGAGCGCTGGGACGACCTGTCGGCCGCCTCCCACGCGTCGGGCCCGCGGGACGCTCCGCTGTACCTGGCGCACTCGGCGGGCGACTTCGTGCCGCCCGCGCACTCCGCGGACCTCGCCGCCGCGCAGCGCCGCGCGGGGCTGCGGGACGTGACCGTGCGTACGCTGCCGGGCGCGGCGCACGGCGGGGCTCTGCTGCGGGAGCGGGGGCTCGCCGCGGGCGTCCTGCGGTGGCTGCGGGAGCACGCCGGGCTGCCCCGGGGCCGGTGA
- a CDS encoding STAS domain-containing protein: MDRGTVGSAHRGRLSVEVRKEGRSAVVTPAGELDHHTADVLREPLEGCVDEGFSRLVVDCSRLEFCDSTGLNVLLGARLKAEAAGGGVHLAGMLPVVARVFEITGADAVFTVHETLEAALAD; the protein is encoded by the coding sequence ATGGACCGCGGGACGGTCGGCAGCGCACACAGGGGCCGACTTTCGGTCGAAGTCCGGAAAGAGGGCCGCAGCGCCGTCGTGACTCCGGCGGGTGAGCTCGATCACCACACCGCCGATGTGCTGCGCGAACCGCTCGAGGGCTGCGTCGACGAGGGCTTCTCGCGCCTCGTGGTCGACTGCTCACGGTTGGAGTTCTGTGATTCCACGGGTCTCAACGTGCTCCTCGGGGCCCGCCTCAAGGCCGAGGCCGCGGGCGGCGGCGTGCATCTCGCCGGGATGCTGCCGGTGGTGGCCAGGGTGTTCGAGATCACGGGGGCCGACGCCGTCTTCACCGTCCACGAGACGCTCGAAGCGGCACTGGCCGACTGA
- a CDS encoding diaminopimelate decarboxylase, which translates to MSPDDATVPGPTVDPTSPPGAEAAARRDQAVRAAIEQGVVSPEHPLAGLVDVTGVRAAAVALRAAFAGVTPPGTPVLHAFAVKATPLVPVLRLLHEEGIGAEVASPGELALARAAGVPPAHTVLDSPAKTPAELREALALGIAVNADNPQELARVDALVRSAPTGSPLGIRVNPQVGAGSIGALSTATATSKFGVPLRDEGARDWLVQACLDRPWLTRLHAHTGSQGIPLDLLVRGVAAVYELAEEVNARAGRRQIDTVDIGGGLPVNFSSDEASPTHGQYARLLKDRVPGLLDGRYGLVTEFGRSLLAKQGVLLARVEYVKEAGGRPIALTHAGVQVATRTVYAPESWPLRLAAYDAKGRPKQGPVVGQDVAGPACFAGDLLAADHPLPRLEAGDHVAALDTGAYYFAQHYSYNSLPRPGIHGFAAGADGTVRFATVRAPQPVAELVEEAGGGVPDALNGL; encoded by the coding sequence ATGAGCCCCGACGACGCGACGGTTCCCGGCCCCACCGTCGACCCCACGAGTCCCCCCGGCGCGGAGGCCGCCGCCCGCCGGGACCAGGCCGTACGCGCCGCGATCGAGCAGGGCGTGGTGAGCCCGGAGCACCCGCTCGCGGGCCTCGTCGACGTCACCGGCGTCCGCGCGGCCGCCGTCGCGCTGCGCGCCGCCTTCGCCGGGGTCACCCCGCCCGGCACCCCCGTCCTGCACGCCTTCGCCGTGAAGGCGACGCCCCTGGTGCCGGTCCTGCGGCTGCTGCACGAGGAGGGGATCGGCGCCGAGGTCGCGAGCCCCGGCGAACTGGCCCTCGCCCGCGCCGCCGGGGTGCCGCCCGCGCACACCGTCCTCGACTCGCCCGCCAAGACCCCCGCCGAGCTGCGCGAGGCCCTCGCCCTGGGCATCGCCGTCAACGCCGACAACCCGCAGGAGCTGGCCCGCGTCGACGCCCTGGTGCGCTCCGCGCCCACCGGATCGCCGCTCGGGATACGGGTGAACCCGCAGGTCGGCGCGGGCTCCATCGGCGCGCTCTCGACGGCGACGGCGACCTCGAAGTTCGGCGTGCCGCTGCGGGACGAGGGCGCCCGCGACTGGCTCGTCCAGGCCTGTCTCGACCGGCCCTGGCTGACCCGCCTGCACGCGCACACCGGCTCCCAGGGCATCCCCCTCGACCTGCTCGTGCGGGGTGTCGCCGCGGTGTACGAACTCGCCGAGGAGGTCAACGCCCGCGCCGGGCGCCGCCAGATCGACACCGTCGACATCGGCGGCGGCCTCCCCGTCAACTTCTCCTCCGACGAGGCGAGCCCGACCCACGGCCAGTACGCGCGCCTGCTCAAGGACCGCGTGCCCGGCCTGCTCGACGGGCGCTACGGCCTGGTCACCGAGTTCGGCCGCTCGCTGCTCGCCAAGCAGGGGGTGCTGCTCGCCCGCGTCGAGTACGTCAAGGAGGCGGGCGGGCGGCCCATCGCGCTGACCCACGCGGGCGTCCAGGTGGCGACCCGCACGGTGTACGCGCCCGAGTCCTGGCCGCTCCGGCTCGCCGCGTACGACGCCAAGGGCCGCCCCAAGCAGGGGCCCGTCGTCGGCCAGGACGTCGCGGGCCCGGCCTGCTTCGCGGGCGACCTGCTCGCCGCCGACCACCCGCTGCCCCGGCTCGAAGCGGGCGACCACGTGGCCGCCCTCGACACCGGCGCCTACTACTTCGCCCAGCACTACTCGTACAACAGCCTGCCCCGGCCCGGGATCCACGGCTTCGCCGCGGGGGCGGACGGCACGGTCCGCTTCGCCACCGTGCGCGCGCCGCAGCCGGTGGCGGAGCTGGTCGAGGAGGCCGGCGGCGGCGTACCGGACGCGCTGAACGGGCTGTGA
- a CDS encoding ATP-binding protein, with product MSATRPYSPGDRGPEPEAAVADAPAHAATPGPGGRQVRRLSLDGASGVVPLSRDFTREALHAWGWLPAATADRRAAAEDVLLVVSELVTNACLHAEGPDELWLSCDGGRKVLRIEVSDRGAGQPAPRTPHRAGRPGGHGMFIVQRLCLDWGVVRTPGATGKTVWAELEAPG from the coding sequence ATGAGCGCCACCCGGCCTTACTCGCCGGGCGACCGTGGCCCGGAGCCGGAGGCCGCTGTCGCGGACGCTCCCGCGCACGCGGCCACCCCCGGGCCCGGCGGCCGCCAGGTCCGCAGGCTGAGCCTGGACGGCGCGAGCGGCGTGGTCCCGCTCTCGCGGGACTTCACCCGCGAGGCGCTGCACGCCTGGGGCTGGCTGCCCGCGGCCACCGCCGACCGGCGCGCCGCGGCGGAGGACGTCCTGCTCGTGGTCTCCGAGCTGGTCACCAACGCCTGCCTGCACGCCGAGGGCCCCGACGAGCTCTGGCTGTCCTGTGACGGCGGCCGGAAGGTGCTGCGCATCGAGGTCTCCGACCGCGGTGCCGGACAGCCCGCGCCGCGCACGCCGCACCGGGCCGGGCGGCCCGGCGGGCACGGCATGTTCATCGTGCAGCGGCTCTGTCTGGACTGGGGGGTTGTGCGGACCCCTGGGGCGACGGGCAAGACGGTGTGGGCGGAGCTGGAGGCGCCGGGCTAG
- the hutU gene encoding urocanate hydratase, with protein sequence MSGPRPVRAPRGTELSALGWQQEAALRMLQNNLDPEVAEHPDKLVVYGGTGKAARDWRSFDAMVRTLRTLKQDETMLVQSGRPVGVMQTHEWAPRVLIANSNLVGDWANWEEFRRLEALGLTMYGQMTAGSWIYIGTQGILQGTYETFAAVAAKKFGGTLAGTITLTAGLGGMGGAQPLAVTMNDGVAICIDCDPRAIERRIEHRYLDVKADSLEHALQLATEARDARRPLSIGLLGNAAELLPRMLAEGAPVDIVTDQTSAHDPLAYLPVGVDFDDMATAAEKDPAGFTTRARESMARHVEAMVGFMDAGAEVFDYGNSIRGEAQLAGYDRAFAFPGFVPAYIRPLFCEGKGPFRWAALSGEASDIHKTDKAILDLFPENESLHRWIKMAGERVHFQGLPARICWLGYGERDKAGERFNDMVASGELQAPLAIGRDHLDCGSVASPYRETEGMRDGSDAIADWPLLNAMVNVASGASWVSLHHGGGVGMGRSIHAGQVTVADGTKLGGEKIRRVLTNDPGMGVIRHVDAGYEGAEAVAAERGVRVPMREGE encoded by the coding sequence ATGTCAGGACCCCGCCCCGTACGAGCGCCGCGCGGCACCGAACTGAGCGCCCTGGGATGGCAGCAGGAAGCCGCCCTGCGCATGCTCCAGAACAACCTCGACCCCGAGGTCGCCGAGCACCCCGACAAGCTCGTCGTCTACGGCGGCACCGGCAAGGCGGCCCGCGACTGGCGCTCCTTCGACGCGATGGTGCGCACGCTGCGGACCCTCAAGCAGGACGAGACGATGCTCGTCCAGTCCGGCCGCCCCGTCGGCGTCATGCAGACCCACGAGTGGGCGCCGCGCGTGCTCATCGCCAACTCCAACCTGGTCGGCGACTGGGCGAACTGGGAGGAGTTCCGCCGCCTGGAGGCGCTCGGCCTCACCATGTACGGCCAGATGACCGCCGGTTCCTGGATCTACATCGGCACCCAGGGCATCCTCCAGGGCACGTACGAGACCTTCGCGGCCGTCGCGGCGAAGAAGTTCGGCGGCACGCTCGCCGGGACCATCACGCTCACCGCCGGGCTCGGCGGCATGGGCGGCGCCCAGCCGCTGGCCGTCACCATGAACGACGGCGTCGCGATCTGTATCGACTGCGACCCGCGCGCCATCGAGCGCCGCATCGAGCACCGCTACCTCGACGTGAAGGCGGACTCCCTGGAGCACGCGCTCCAGCTCGCCACCGAGGCCCGCGACGCCCGCCGCCCGCTCTCCATCGGCCTGCTCGGCAACGCGGCGGAGCTGCTGCCGCGCATGCTCGCCGAGGGCGCGCCCGTCGACATCGTCACGGACCAGACGAGCGCCCACGACCCGCTCGCCTACCTCCCCGTCGGCGTCGACTTCGACGACATGGCGACGGCCGCCGAGAAGGACCCGGCGGGCTTCACCACCCGGGCCCGCGAGTCCATGGCCCGGCACGTCGAGGCCATGGTCGGCTTCATGGACGCGGGCGCCGAGGTCTTCGACTACGGCAACTCCATCCGCGGCGAGGCCCAACTGGCGGGCTACGACCGGGCGTTCGCCTTCCCCGGCTTCGTCCCCGCGTACATCCGGCCGCTGTTCTGCGAGGGCAAGGGCCCGTTCCGCTGGGCGGCGCTCTCGGGCGAGGCCTCGGACATCCACAAGACCGACAAGGCGATCCTCGACCTCTTCCCCGAGAACGAATCGCTGCACCGCTGGATCAAGATGGCGGGCGAGCGCGTCCACTTCCAGGGCCTGCCCGCCCGCATCTGCTGGCTCGGCTACGGCGAGCGCGACAAGGCGGGCGAGCGGTTCAACGACATGGTGGCCTCCGGTGAGCTCCAGGCCCCGCTCGCGATCGGCCGCGACCACCTCGACTGCGGCTCGGTGGCCTCGCCGTACCGCGAGACCGAGGGCATGCGCGACGGCTCCGACGCCATCGCCGACTGGCCCCTCCTGAACGCCATGGTCAACGTGGCCTCCGGCGCCTCCTGGGTCTCCCTCCACCACGGCGGCGGCGTCGGCATGGGCCGCTCCATCCACGCGGGCCAGGTCACGGTCGCCGACGGCACGAAGCTCGGGGGCGAGAAGATCCGCAGGGTCCTCACCAACGACCCGGGCATGGGCGTGATCCGGCACGTCGACGCGGGCTACGAGGGCGCCGAGGCCGTGGCCGCGGAGCGCGGTGTCCGCGTGCCCATGCGGGAGGGCGAGTGA
- a CDS encoding LPXTG cell wall anchor domain-containing protein, whose amino-acid sequence MPYQRKPTALALTAALAGSALLLTAPAARAEVQDVDYQCKTPIGNKGAVSPIDIKSVKSGSGYKLTMSFQKGVSSSPVELGKGAMKPSALIELGGAESGTVPVSGPPNSGPVPANTPIKISTLTGTYTPKKSGKVTFTAGVLTIKALGTTTTCTPANDPKPSLTLNVKGSGSDAGSGAGSGSDAGSGSGTGSGSGDASDGARGTPSGGEDLPQTGPADSAIALGTLGGTVLLAGAAGVLWLTRRNQAPR is encoded by the coding sequence GTGCCGTACCAGAGGAAACCCACCGCGCTCGCACTCACCGCCGCCCTGGCCGGATCGGCGCTGCTGCTGACCGCACCCGCCGCACGGGCCGAGGTCCAGGACGTCGACTACCAGTGCAAGACGCCCATCGGGAACAAGGGCGCCGTCTCGCCGATCGACATCAAGAGCGTCAAGAGCGGCAGCGGCTACAAGCTCACGATGTCCTTCCAGAAGGGCGTCTCCTCCAGCCCCGTCGAGCTGGGCAAGGGCGCCATGAAGCCGAGCGCGCTCATCGAGCTCGGCGGCGCGGAGAGCGGCACCGTCCCGGTGTCGGGGCCGCCCAACTCCGGGCCCGTCCCGGCCAACACGCCCATCAAGATCAGCACCCTGACGGGCACGTACACGCCCAAGAAGTCCGGCAAGGTCACCTTCACCGCCGGTGTCCTGACCATCAAGGCGCTCGGTACGACGACGACGTGCACGCCCGCGAACGACCCGAAGCCGTCGCTGACCCTGAACGTGAAGGGGAGCGGCTCGGACGCCGGCTCCGGCGCGGGCTCGGGATCCGACGCCGGTTCCGGTTCCGGGACGGGCTCCGGCTCCGGCGACGCGTCCGACGGCGCGCGGGGCACGCCGTCCGGCGGCGAGGACCTGCCGCAGACCGGACCCGCCGACTCCGCGATCGCGCTCGGCACGCTCGGCGGCACGGTGCTGCTCGCGGGCGCGGCCGGGGTGCTGTGGCTGACGCGCCGGAACCAGGCGCCGCGCTGA
- a CDS encoding APC family permease, which yields MTTSGTSGTTTHPAEEEPGLRRVLGPKLLILFVIGDILGTGIYATTGKVAGKVGGALWVPFLIGFVVAILTAASYVELVGKYPKAAGAALYTQKAFKVPFLTFIIAFMVMCSGLSSASAAARAFSGDYLSELTDDALPPTLVAIAFVLALAALNLRGVSESVKANVVLTAVELTGLLIILAIGAWAVLTGDGEPSRLTEFESSGTGYALFTGVLGATALGFFAFVGFEDSVNMAEETKDPTRTFPRAIFIGVAVTGTIYVLVALVSSLLVDYRTLEGSSGPLLEVVKAGGVDFPHKLFALIALFAVTNSALINIMMASRLCYGMANERILPRSMGRVLAGRRTPVVGIAFVSLLAIGLVSTGEIEGLGDTTAFLLLCVFAVVNVAVLVLRRDPVDHDHFRTPTALPVLGAITALVLASPLADRPADVYVRAGVLLAIGIALWAVNKLVMRARTEA from the coding sequence GTGACGACTTCAGGAACGAGCGGTACCACCACGCATCCGGCCGAGGAGGAGCCCGGCCTGCGCCGGGTCCTCGGCCCCAAGCTGCTGATCCTCTTCGTGATCGGCGACATCCTCGGCACCGGCATCTACGCCACCACCGGCAAGGTGGCGGGAAAGGTGGGCGGCGCCCTGTGGGTGCCGTTCCTCATCGGCTTCGTCGTGGCGATCCTGACGGCCGCGTCGTACGTGGAACTGGTCGGCAAGTACCCCAAGGCGGCGGGTGCCGCGCTCTACACCCAGAAGGCCTTCAAGGTCCCCTTCCTGACCTTCATCATCGCGTTCATGGTGATGTGCTCGGGCCTGTCGTCCGCGAGCGCGGCCGCCCGCGCCTTCAGCGGGGACTACCTGAGCGAGCTGACCGATGACGCGCTGCCGCCGACGCTGGTGGCGATCGCGTTCGTCCTCGCCCTCGCCGCGCTGAACCTGCGGGGCGTGTCGGAGTCGGTGAAGGCGAACGTCGTGCTGACCGCGGTCGAGCTGACCGGTCTGCTGATCATCCTCGCGATCGGCGCGTGGGCCGTGCTCACGGGGGACGGGGAGCCGTCGCGGCTCACCGAGTTCGAGTCGAGCGGCACCGGATACGCCCTGTTCACGGGAGTCCTCGGGGCCACCGCGCTCGGCTTCTTCGCCTTCGTCGGCTTCGAGGACTCGGTGAACATGGCCGAGGAGACCAAGGACCCCACCCGCACCTTCCCGCGCGCGATCTTCATCGGCGTGGCGGTGACCGGCACCATCTACGTCCTGGTCGCCCTGGTCTCCTCGCTCCTGGTGGACTACAGGACCCTGGAGGGCTCCAGCGGACCGCTCCTGGAGGTGGTGAAGGCGGGCGGCGTGGACTTCCCGCACAAACTCTTCGCGCTCATCGCCCTGTTCGCGGTCACCAACTCCGCCCTCATCAACATCATGATGGCGTCCCGCCTCTGCTACGGCATGGCCAACGAGCGCATCCTGCCGCGCTCCATGGGCCGCGTCCTGGCCGGTCGCCGCACGCCCGTCGTGGGCATCGCGTTCGTGTCCCTGCTCGCCATCGGCCTGGTCTCCACCGGCGAGATCGAGGGCCTCGGCGACACCACGGCGTTCCTGCTCCTGTGCGTGTTCGCCGTCGTCAACGTCGCGGTCCTGGTGCTGCGCAGGGACCCCGTGGACCACGACCACTTCCGCACGCCCACGGCCCTGCCCGTGCTCGGCGCGATCACCGCGCTCGTCCTCGCGAGCCCGCTCGCCGACCGCCCGGCCGACGTCTACGTCCGCGCGGGCGTGCTGCTCGCGATCGGCATCGCCCTGTGGGCGGTGAACAAGCTGGTGATGCGGGCGCGTACGGAGGCCTGA
- a CDS encoding allantoate amidohydrolase, with the protein MWRDLLPIGRNAETGGYRRHAWTGADADCRTWFQEQAESRGLAYETDRNGNQWAWLGDPAAGDAVVTGSHLDSVPDGGAFDGPLGVVSAFAALDELRARGAEFTRPLALTNFGDEEGARFGLACVGSRLTAGQLTKEQAYELRDGDGVRLPEAMEAAGYDPAAIGPDPERLARIGAFVELHVEQGRALDLSGDEVGIASAIWPHGRWRFDFRGEANHAGTTRLVDRSDPMLSYAETVLAARREAELAGAVATFGKISVEPNGVNAIPSLVRGWLDSRAADQETLDTVVTAVEKAAREYADRHGVDLAVVRESFTPVIEFEHALRDELGALLRGRTGREVPVLGTGAGHDAGILSASVPTAMLFVRNPTGVSHSPAEYAAEDDCVAGVRALADVLEGLACR; encoded by the coding sequence ATGTGGCGCGACCTGCTTCCCATCGGCCGCAACGCCGAGACCGGCGGCTACCGCCGCCACGCCTGGACCGGGGCCGACGCCGACTGCCGGACCTGGTTCCAGGAGCAGGCCGAGAGCCGGGGGCTCGCGTACGAGACGGACCGGAACGGCAACCAGTGGGCGTGGCTCGGCGACCCGGCCGCGGGAGACGCCGTCGTCACCGGCTCGCACCTGGACTCCGTCCCCGACGGCGGCGCCTTCGACGGCCCCCTCGGCGTCGTCTCCGCCTTCGCCGCACTCGACGAACTCCGCGCCAGGGGCGCGGAGTTCACCCGCCCCCTCGCCCTCACGAACTTCGGCGACGAGGAGGGCGCCCGCTTCGGCCTGGCCTGCGTCGGCTCCCGGCTCACGGCCGGGCAGCTCACCAAGGAGCAGGCGTACGAGCTGCGCGACGGCGACGGCGTGCGCCTGCCGGAGGCGATGGAGGCCGCCGGGTACGACCCGGCGGCGATCGGCCCGGACCCCGAGCGGCTCGCCCGGATCGGCGCGTTCGTGGAGCTGCACGTGGAGCAGGGCCGGGCCCTGGACCTGTCCGGCGACGAGGTCGGCATCGCCAGCGCCATCTGGCCGCACGGCCGCTGGCGCTTCGACTTCCGCGGCGAGGCCAACCACGCGGGCACCACCCGCCTCGTCGACCGCAGCGACCCGATGCTGAGCTACGCGGAGACGGTCCTCGCGGCCCGCCGCGAGGCGGAGCTCGCGGGCGCGGTGGCGACGTTCGGCAAGATCTCCGTCGAGCCCAACGGCGTCAACGCCATCCCGTCCCTGGTGCGCGGCTGGCTCGACTCGCGCGCCGCGGACCAGGAGACGCTCGACACGGTGGTGACGGCGGTCGAGAAGGCGGCCCGCGAGTACGCGGACCGGCACGGCGTCGACCTCGCCGTCGTACGCGAGTCGTTCACGCCGGTCATCGAGTTCGAGCACGCGCTGCGCGACGAGCTGGGCGCGCTCCTGCGCGGGCGCACCGGCCGCGAGGTGCCCGTGCTCGGCACCGGCGCCGGGCACGACGCGGGCATCCTCTCCGCGTCCGTCCCGACCGCCATGCTGTTCGTCCGCAACCCCACGGGCGTCTCGCACTCCCCCGCCGAGTACGCGGCGGAGGACGACTGCGTCGCCGGGGTGCGGGCGCTCGCCGACGTACTGGAGGGCCTGGCGTGCCGGTGA